From the Lathyrus oleraceus cultivar Zhongwan6 chromosome 4, CAAS_Psat_ZW6_1.0, whole genome shotgun sequence genome, one window contains:
- the LOC127076162 gene encoding B3 domain-containing transcription factor NGA1 isoform X2, whose translation MELLQEVKGYSQEEEEEEEEIITRTSKDEENSRINHHHHHSPESHNSSSGGLGLLHQQHHQHQDATTTTTTTSNFTNQSSLKQIDFMELSLGNNNNNSINKDPSSSNANIINNQHQQQQQQQQQQQQPSTHEKEHMFDKVVTPSDVGKLNRLVIPKQHAEKYFPLDSTSNEKGLLLNFEDRNGKLWRFRYSYWNSSQSYVMTKGWSRFVKEKKLDAGDIVSFQRGVGDLFRHRLFIDWRRRSNHNHNMDPSTTLFTPFFLPNQQQYSIRWGGANSRFYSLPYPSPQTQRLQQQQQQQNLHDPLQNQMNYNYQMYPFHQHGVGNVNQNYNFHHHDPSSVFYMRSSLPAPAPSMVDQGSLTRQQGGAGGDIVSNMIIDSVPVSHHYHQQGGKSGFSSTGNFTSTTTIPSSSNSINGAAKRLRLFGVNMECGSSTTDENLANSLPSSSSNLRLPHEETLSTSTRFQEEKRREASLIFGLDPSLQYHNFHQQ comes from the exons ATGGAGTTGTTGCAAGAAGTGAAAGGCTATTCACAAGAGGAAgaggaggaagaagaagaaatcATAACAAGAACATCAAAAGATGAAGAAAACAGTA GAATCAATCATCATCACCATCACTCTCCAGAGTCTCACAATTCATCTTCTGGTGGATTAGGGTTATTACAccaacaacatcatcaacatcaagatgcaacaacaacaacaacaaccacctcaaatttcacaaatcaatcaAGTTTAAAACAAATTGATTTCATGGAATTATCACTAggtaacaacaacaacaacagcatcaACAAAGATCCTAGTTCTTCAAATGCAAACATCATAAAcaaccaacatcaacaacagcaacaacaacagcaacagcaacaacaacctAGTACTCATGAAAAAGAACACATGTTTGACAAAGTTGTAACACCAAGTGATGTTGGAAAACTCAACCGTTTAGTGATACCAAAACAGCACGCCGAAAAGTATTTCCCTCTCGATTCGACATCGAACGAGAAAGGTCTTCTTCTCAATTTCGAAGATAGAAATGGAAAATTGTGGAGATTTAGATACTCTTATTGGAACAGTAGCCAAAGCTATGTTATGACAAAAGGTTGGAGCCGTTTTGTCAAGGAGAAAAAACTCGATGCCGGAGACATTGTTTCGTTTCAACGAGGTGTTGGCGATTTGTTTCGACATCGATTGTTTATAGATTGGAGGAGAAGATCTAATCATAACCATAATATGGATCCTTCAACAACACTTTTCACTCCTTTCTTTCTTCCTAATCAACAACAATATTCTATTAGATGGGGAGGTGCTAATAGTAGATTCTACTCACTTCCTTATCCTTCACCACAAACACAAAGgttacaacaacaacaacaacaacagaatCTTCATGACCCTTTACAGAATCAAATGAATTACAATTACCAAATGTATCCATTTCATCAACATGGTGTTGGAAATGTGAATCAGAATTACAATTTTcatcatcatgatccaagttctGTCTTTTACATGAGATCATCATTACCGGCACCCGCGCCGTCCATGGTTGATCAAGGAAGCTTAACAAGACAACAAGGAGGAGCCGGAGGAGACATTGTTTCAAACATGATTATTGATTCTGTTCCTGTTTCTCATCATTATCATCAACAAGGTGGTAAGAGTGGTTTTTCTAGCACTGGAAATTTTACTAGTACTACTACTATACCTAGTAGTAGCAATAGTATTAATGGTGCTGCAAAAAGGTTAAGGTTGTTTGGTGTGAACATGGAATGTGGATCTTCAACAACTGATGAAAATTTGGCTAATTCActcccttcttcttcttcaaatttgAGGTTACCTCATGAAGAAACACTTTCAACATCAACAAGATTCCAAGAGGAGAAGAGAAGAGAAGCTTCATTGATTTTCGGTTTAGACCCTTCTTTGCAATATCATAATTTCCATCAACAATGA
- the LOC127076162 gene encoding B3 domain-containing transcription factor NGA1 isoform X1, with protein MELLQEVKGYSQEEEEEEEEIITRTSKDEENSSKQQLQHCPFSSSPSNFSLSSSSPSTTHHHHHHHNHDVTNQWLGINHHHHHSPESHNSSSGGLGLLHQQHHQHQDATTTTTTTSNFTNQSSLKQIDFMELSLGNNNNNSINKDPSSSNANIINNQHQQQQQQQQQQQQPSTHEKEHMFDKVVTPSDVGKLNRLVIPKQHAEKYFPLDSTSNEKGLLLNFEDRNGKLWRFRYSYWNSSQSYVMTKGWSRFVKEKKLDAGDIVSFQRGVGDLFRHRLFIDWRRRSNHNHNMDPSTTLFTPFFLPNQQQYSIRWGGANSRFYSLPYPSPQTQRLQQQQQQQNLHDPLQNQMNYNYQMYPFHQHGVGNVNQNYNFHHHDPSSVFYMRSSLPAPAPSMVDQGSLTRQQGGAGGDIVSNMIIDSVPVSHHYHQQGGKSGFSSTGNFTSTTTIPSSSNSINGAAKRLRLFGVNMECGSSTTDENLANSLPSSSSNLRLPHEETLSTSTRFQEEKRREASLIFGLDPSLQYHNFHQQ; from the coding sequence ATGGAGTTGTTGCAAGAAGTGAAAGGCTATTCACAAGAGGAAgaggaggaagaagaagaaatcATAACAAGAACATCAAAAGATGAAGAAAACAGTAGTAAGCAACAATTACAACACTGccctttttcttcttctccttctAATTTCTCTTTatcttcttcttcaccttcaacaactcatcaccatcatcatcatcataatcatGATGTCACAAATCAATGGCTAGGAATCAATCATCATCACCATCACTCTCCAGAGTCTCACAATTCATCTTCTGGTGGATTAGGGTTATTACAccaacaacatcatcaacatcaagatgcaacaacaacaacaacaaccacctcaaatttcacaaatcaatcaAGTTTAAAACAAATTGATTTCATGGAATTATCACTAggtaacaacaacaacaacagcatcaACAAAGATCCTAGTTCTTCAAATGCAAACATCATAAAcaaccaacatcaacaacagcaacaacaacagcaacagcaacaacaacctAGTACTCATGAAAAAGAACACATGTTTGACAAAGTTGTAACACCAAGTGATGTTGGAAAACTCAACCGTTTAGTGATACCAAAACAGCACGCCGAAAAGTATTTCCCTCTCGATTCGACATCGAACGAGAAAGGTCTTCTTCTCAATTTCGAAGATAGAAATGGAAAATTGTGGAGATTTAGATACTCTTATTGGAACAGTAGCCAAAGCTATGTTATGACAAAAGGTTGGAGCCGTTTTGTCAAGGAGAAAAAACTCGATGCCGGAGACATTGTTTCGTTTCAACGAGGTGTTGGCGATTTGTTTCGACATCGATTGTTTATAGATTGGAGGAGAAGATCTAATCATAACCATAATATGGATCCTTCAACAACACTTTTCACTCCTTTCTTTCTTCCTAATCAACAACAATATTCTATTAGATGGGGAGGTGCTAATAGTAGATTCTACTCACTTCCTTATCCTTCACCACAAACACAAAGgttacaacaacaacaacaacaacagaatCTTCATGACCCTTTACAGAATCAAATGAATTACAATTACCAAATGTATCCATTTCATCAACATGGTGTTGGAAATGTGAATCAGAATTACAATTTTcatcatcatgatccaagttctGTCTTTTACATGAGATCATCATTACCGGCACCCGCGCCGTCCATGGTTGATCAAGGAAGCTTAACAAGACAACAAGGAGGAGCCGGAGGAGACATTGTTTCAAACATGATTATTGATTCTGTTCCTGTTTCTCATCATTATCATCAACAAGGTGGTAAGAGTGGTTTTTCTAGCACTGGAAATTTTACTAGTACTACTACTATACCTAGTAGTAGCAATAGTATTAATGGTGCTGCAAAAAGGTTAAGGTTGTTTGGTGTGAACATGGAATGTGGATCTTCAACAACTGATGAAAATTTGGCTAATTCActcccttcttcttcttcaaatttgAGGTTACCTCATGAAGAAACACTTTCAACATCAACAAGATTCCAAGAGGAGAAGAGAAGAGAAGCTTCATTGATTTTCGGTTTAGACCCTTCTTTGCAATATCATAATTTCCATCAACAATGA